The following coding sequences lie in one Pontibacter sp. G13 genomic window:
- a CDS encoding proline racemase family protein, which translates to MSFSVDTWQPPQDWVAIRTIDMHTGGEPLRVILDGFPALEGDRVLDYRNFIRDHYDHLRTTLMFEPRGHADMYGVVVTPSQVADFGVVFLHNEGYSTMCGHATIAIAKLAVEAQWVNVQEPETHIRIEAPCGLLHAYVKVEDGQAVDMRFQNVSSFVVDLDQKVEVPGLGKVKYDLAYGGAFYAFVDADALGIPCTPEAYQRLIQTGMDIKRAVMAQRDIQHPTEPDLGFLYGTIFIGGPVSEGVDSRNVCIFAEGEVDRSPTGSGVSARMAIHHVRGEIGVGEWMKIESILGTTFDCRVLQTVDYEGIPAVIPEVRGTAFITGKHEFVIDPADPLKRGFVFR; encoded by the coding sequence ATGTCATTTTCTGTTGACACGTGGCAGCCTCCACAGGATTGGGTGGCGATCCGCACGATCGACATGCATACCGGGGGCGAACCGCTCCGGGTGATTCTCGATGGATTTCCTGCACTTGAAGGAGATCGGGTCCTCGACTACCGCAACTTTATCCGTGATCACTATGACCACCTACGCACCACACTGATGTTTGAACCGCGGGGCCATGCGGACATGTATGGTGTGGTGGTTACGCCCAGTCAAGTGGCCGATTTTGGGGTGGTCTTTTTGCATAATGAAGGCTATAGTACCATGTGTGGACATGCTACGATCGCCATTGCCAAGTTGGCAGTGGAAGCTCAATGGGTGAATGTACAGGAGCCTGAAACCCACATCCGGATCGAGGCCCCATGCGGCTTGCTTCATGCCTATGTGAAAGTCGAGGACGGACAAGCTGTGGATATGCGCTTCCAGAATGTCTCTTCATTTGTGGTAGATCTCGATCAGAAGGTGGAGGTTCCGGGACTTGGCAAGGTGAAATACGATCTCGCCTACGGAGGAGCTTTTTATGCATTCGTGGATGCGGATGCGCTGGGGATTCCCTGCACGCCAGAAGCCTACCAGCGATTGATCCAGACGGGGATGGATATCAAGCGGGCAGTCATGGCTCAGCGAGATATCCAGCACCCTACCGAACCAGATTTGGGGTTTCTCTACGGGACGATCTTCATCGGAGGTCCAGTCTCGGAAGGGGTCGATAGCCGCAACGTCTGCATCTTTGCGGAAGGGGAAGTGGATCGCTCTCCCACGGGTTCGGGGGTATCTGCAAGGATGGCCATTCATCATGTCCGAGGAGAAATCGGGGTAGGGGAGTGGATGAAAATCGAGAGCATTTTGGGGACCACCTTTGATTGCCGTGTCCTCCAGACGGTAGATTACGAAGGCATTCCCGCAGTCATCCCTGAAGTCCGTGGAACGGCTTTCATCACGGGCAAGCATGAGTTCGTTATTGATCCGGCCGATCCCTTGAAGCGAGGGTTTGTCTTTCGATGA
- a CDS encoding ornithine cyclodeaminase family protein: MISQLTEADLALAFSFPKLIEALRTGFTESFIIPQRMHLDFPHPGGNTDNTLLLMPAVQMGQYAGVKIVQVSPENRSLGLPTIQGIYYLLDAVTGVPKALMDAKALTNWRTAAASALAADYLARPDSEHLLMVGTGALAPFLIEAHQAVRPLRHLTLYGRSPDKAAKLARRFSDRFESVEVVPNLSRAVQKADIISVATMSESPLILGEWLQNGQHLDLVGAFKPTMRESNDAVMTRADVYVDSLEMAPKEAGDLSQPIAAGIIQEEDLKGDLFGLCRGEVSGRMDAETITVFKSVGHALEDLVAARLVVNG; encoded by the coding sequence ATGATTTCCCAATTGACAGAAGCCGACTTGGCACTGGCCTTTTCCTTCCCCAAGCTGATCGAAGCGCTCAGGACGGGATTCACAGAATCATTTATCATCCCTCAACGGATGCACCTCGATTTTCCCCATCCCGGTGGAAATACCGATAATACCTTGCTGCTCATGCCTGCTGTACAGATGGGCCAGTATGCCGGGGTGAAGATTGTGCAGGTATCTCCCGAGAATCGAAGTCTTGGGTTGCCCACCATTCAAGGGATCTATTATTTGCTCGATGCGGTGACAGGGGTCCCCAAAGCCTTGATGGATGCCAAGGCACTGACCAATTGGCGGACAGCTGCGGCCTCGGCATTGGCGGCTGATTACTTGGCTCGTCCAGATTCCGAACATCTGCTCATGGTAGGAACCGGCGCATTGGCGCCATTCCTCATCGAAGCGCATCAGGCTGTGCGACCCCTCAGGCATTTGACCCTGTATGGCCGAAGCCCAGACAAGGCAGCCAAGCTTGCCCGGCGCTTCAGCGATCGCTTCGAATCCGTCGAAGTCGTCCCAAATCTGAGCCGCGCAGTTCAAAAGGCGGATATCATCTCTGTCGCAACTATGAGTGAATCTCCCCTGATTCTGGGAGAATGGCTACAAAATGGCCAACATCTGGATCTTGTCGGAGCCTTCAAACCTACGATGCGCGAGTCCAACGATGCCGTCATGACGCGAGCGGATGTGTATGTCGATTCATTGGAGATGGCACCCAAAGAAGCCGGTGACCTGAGTCAGCCGATTGCAGCTGGGATCATTCAAGAGGAAGATCTGAAAGGCGACCTTTTTGGGCTCTGTCGAGGAGAAGTCTCTGGACGAATGGACGCCGAGACCATCACGGTCTTCAAATCCGTCGGTCATGCCCTAGAGGATCTCGTGGCAGCAAGATTGGTGGTGAACGGGTGA
- a CDS encoding Fic family protein, whose product MKPPYEITSSILQLVSEISEKIGAIHATMMDRPSPELRKKNRVRTIKASLAIEGNTLSEAQITAIIDNKRVLGPQTEITEVRNAIEVYDQLPEFDPYSLADFLQAHGTLMNGLMDRPGTFRTSGVGIVKGNVISHLAPPARLVPSLMEKLFDYLKHSTDHALIKSCVGHYEIEFIHPFLDGNGRMGRLWHTCLMMRNYPIIEFLPFETLIKHRQAGYYNAMEHADNSGKSTVFIEFMLMAIRDALDEVMLTPPPSLKPKDRLVYFRSHFDGNTFSRKDYLSVFGNLSTATASRDLKLAESQGLVTKTGQRNQTRYSWTS is encoded by the coding sequence ATGAAGCCTCCATACGAAATCACCTCTTCGATCCTCCAATTGGTTTCTGAAATTTCCGAAAAGATCGGAGCTATTCACGCTACCATGATGGACAGACCTTCTCCTGAACTCCGGAAGAAGAATCGAGTCAGAACGATTAAGGCATCCTTGGCGATCGAAGGCAATACCCTCTCTGAGGCTCAAATCACAGCCATCATAGACAACAAAAGGGTGTTGGGTCCCCAGACTGAGATTACCGAGGTAAGGAATGCCATTGAGGTATATGACCAATTGCCAGAATTTGATCCATACAGTTTGGCTGATTTCCTTCAGGCACATGGCACCCTCATGAATGGGCTGATGGATAGACCCGGAACCTTCAGGACCTCCGGAGTAGGAATAGTCAAGGGAAATGTCATATCACATCTGGCCCCTCCTGCTCGTTTGGTCCCAAGCTTGATGGAAAAGCTATTCGACTACCTCAAGCACTCGACTGATCATGCTTTGATCAAGAGTTGTGTTGGGCATTATGAAATTGAATTTATCCATCCTTTTCTGGACGGAAATGGAAGAATGGGACGACTCTGGCATACCTGCCTAATGATGCGAAACTACCCCATCATCGAATTCCTTCCCTTTGAAACGCTTATCAAGCATCGGCAAGCGGGGTATTACAATGCCATGGAACATGCTGACAATTCGGGAAAATCTACTGTTTTCATTGAATTCATGCTAATGGCCATCCGTGATGCGCTTGATGAAGTCATGCTTACTCCTCCCCCGAGTTTAAAGCCCAAAGATCGACTGGTTTACTTTCGATCTCATTTCGATGGAAATACCTTCAGCAGAAAAGACTATTTATCCGTTTTTGGGAATCTGTCTACCGCTACGGCAAGTCGCGACTTGAAATTAGCGGAGTCCCAAGGCTTGGTCACCAAAACTGGCCAGCGCAACCAGACTCGCTATTCATGGACTTCGTAG